Genomic DNA from Shewanella woodyi ATCC 51908:
GGGAGATGTTTGGGATCACTATGGGTCAATGGATGATAGGCGCGTTTACGGCATATTTAATCGCACTGGCTGTTTTTGCCATTCCAGCATTAAGCAAAACCCGTTAAGATTCGAACATCTGATACTGATTGGTATTAACAGTAAAGAATCCACCTTCTGAAGAAGGTGGCTTTGTATTAGCCCCCTAAAAGGGGGCGTTATCTACTTCAAATCTAATTGCGGCTGCTCCTGTTTTTCAACCTTTTCTTGATGCCTTACATATCTTCGAATCACTTCCTCATTAATCCCCACTGTGTCAACAAAGTAACCTCTTTGCCAAAAGTGATTTCCCCATAGCTTATTTTTCCGAAGATACGGATACTTGCTAAACATTTTCAAAGCAATTTTACCTTTTAAAGCACCCATCAACTTTGAAATCGATAGCTTCGGAGGAACTTTGATAACCAGATGTACATGGTCTATTTGTACATTCAACTCTACAACCACACACCCTAACTGCTCACTATAGACATGAATACATCGGTAAACATCTTTTCCTAACTTATTCTTTAAAATCCTAAACCTATACTTAGGTGTCCAAACTATGTGATATTGACATCGCCAATACACATGCGATGCTTTCTCATATCTACTCATGTTTTTTATCCTCTATTACTTCGCTAAAAGTTAGAGTTCAATTAACATGAGTAGATATTCAGGCAAAGCCTAATTGATGATAACCACCTACTGAAGTAGGTGGTTTAGGGCTGAAAATAAAAAACGCCCAATTGGGCGTTTTTATTGTGTCGATAACGCTATCTATATAGCCAGAATCTATACCGGATTATCGATATCGACAAAGTGATGGGTTAAACCAAACTCACTAGCTAAATGCTCACCTAATGCCTGAATACCATAACGCTCAGTCGCATGATGTCCTGCTGCAAAATAATGAACACCCAGTTCAATAGCACTGTGATAGGTTCGCTCGGATACCTCACCGCTGATAAAGGCATCGACACCTAGCTCAGAGGCAATATCGATGTAATCTTGTGCCCCTCCACTGCACCAGGCTAATGTTTGGATCTCACCCTCTTCATCACCAATATGCAGTGCTTCACGATTTAACACTTGCGCTAATCTCGCAGAGAAAGCTTTAGCACTCATCGGCTTATCAAGTCTGCCCTGCCACACTAACCCTTGTGCAACCCCTTCAAGCGATTCTGCACCAGTAATATCGAGTCTACGGGCAAGTTCTGCATTATTGCCTAACTTAGGGTGTCCATCTAGCGGAAGGTGGTAACCATATAGATTAATATCTTGACTTAATAGAGCCTTAATTCTTCTCTGCTTCATGCCTGTTATCACTTGTGGCTCACCTTTCCAGAAAAAGCCATGGTGAACTAAGATAGCATCGGCATTTAACTCAAT
This window encodes:
- a CDS encoding Nif3-like dinuclear metal center hexameric protein, giving the protein MTRSELSQYLSEFLQVAKYKDYAPNGLQVEGREQIATIVTGVSACQALIDKAIELNADAILVHHGFFWKGEPQVITGMKQRRIKALLSQDINLYGYHLPLDGHPKLGNNAELARRLDITGAESLEGVAQGLVWQGRLDKPMSAKAFSARLAQVLNREALHIGDEEGEIQTLAWCSGGAQDYIDIASELGVDAFISGEVSERTYHSAIELGVHYFAAGHHATERYGIQALGEHLASEFGLTHHFVDIDNPV
- the tnpA gene encoding IS200/IS605-like element ISShwo2 family transposase, with product MSRYEKASHVYWRCQYHIVWTPKYRFRILKNKLGKDVYRCIHVYSEQLGCVVVELNVQIDHVHLVIKVPPKLSISKLMGALKGKIALKMFSKYPYLRKNKLWGNHFWQRGYFVDTVGINEEVIRRYVRHQEKVEKQEQPQLDLK